The sequence ATAATATATGTACCAGATGAATTTAGACAAATACACAGATAAATCTGAGAACACAAATTTAATGTTTTAGGCTTTTATTTTCCATTCtatttttcttatagtttttAAGCACCAAATTTGGCCTTGATGCCATCAATAACACTTGCTTCAACTTGGAATGCTTTAGTCAACACATCATCAGGAATTGGAGGGTTGGAACCAAATAGTGTATTTGCAAGGATTACTGCCCCTGGCAAATGACTGTTAAAAGCTGTGATTGTCATTGCCTTCTCCTTCCCAACATTCATTTGGAAATGCACGAGTCCTCGGGGTACCACGAACATCTGCCCTACAGTCAAAACTTTGGAATATAACACATTGTTCGTCGTCAGGAATCCAACGAAGAGTTTCCCTTTAATGACTACTCCGGACTCAGTTGCACGAGGGTGTGAATGGGGTGGATTCAGCCCTCCTGGGGCGTAGTCAACCCGATTCATTGCAATACCTAGCGTGTTCAACCCTGGGAAAGAAAGAACGTTTCCAAAGGTTGGGCTGAAGCCGAGTGCATTGTCCGTGTTTCCCTCTTTGGTGAAGCCATCAAAGAAGAAGTCCTCCGAAGTAACTTCTGAGGCAGGCTTGCAAGGAAAGCCGTTAAGAGACGTTGATGTAGAGTTCAGAATTG is a genomic window of Capsicum annuum cultivar UCD-10X-F1 unplaced genomic scaffold, UCD10Xv1.1 ctg80900, whole genome shotgun sequence containing:
- the LOC124895260 gene encoding germin-like protein subfamily T member 2 (The sequence of the model RefSeq protein was modified relative to this genomic sequence to represent the inferred CDS: added 57 bases not found in genome assembly), translating into MAARVTFLLVILVVLPFPSHCADPDPLQDFCVAILNSTSTSLNGFPCKPASEVTSEDFFFDGFTKEGNTDNALGFSPTFGNVLSFPGLNTLGIAMNRVDYAPGGLNPPHSHPRATESGVVIKGKLFVGFLTTNNVLYSKVLTVGQMFVVPRGLVHFQMNVGKEKAMTITAFNSHLPGAVILANTLFGSNPPIPDDVLTKAFQVEASVIDGIKAKFGA